One region of Aeromicrobium sp. Sec7.5 genomic DNA includes:
- a CDS encoding DUF1294 domain-containing protein, with product MTESEGEGRRRGVLADWNDDRGFGFIVPTGGGPRVFAHVKAFPSGRRPVAGREVTYAEGRERGRPCAVDVRYPGAVPSAGAPAGMTGAIGFVTAFFAVLAILVEIDRLPWGVVLGYGLVSVLTFLMYRADKLAARRGAQRAPERVLHLAGLFGGWPGALLARHLLRHKTVKQPFRSVYWFTVATNIAALAGFLLSELPRS from the coding sequence GTGACGGAGAGCGAGGGCGAGGGACGTCGCCGAGGGGTCCTGGCGGACTGGAACGACGACCGCGGGTTCGGGTTCATCGTGCCGACCGGCGGCGGTCCGCGAGTCTTCGCCCACGTCAAGGCCTTCCCGAGCGGCCGACGCCCTGTCGCCGGCCGTGAGGTCACGTACGCGGAGGGACGCGAGCGCGGGCGTCCGTGTGCCGTGGATGTCAGGTACCCCGGAGCTGTGCCCTCAGCCGGAGCGCCGGCCGGGATGACCGGCGCGATCGGCTTCGTCACGGCCTTCTTCGCTGTCCTGGCGATCCTCGTCGAGATCGACCGCCTGCCGTGGGGCGTCGTCCTCGGCTACGGCCTGGTCAGCGTCCTCACCTTCCTGATGTATCGCGCGGACAAGCTCGCGGCGAGACGTGGGGCGCAGCGGGCGCCTGAGCGCGTGCTGCACCTCGCGGGCCTGTTCGGTGGGTGGCCGGGCGCACTGCTCGCGCGGCACCTGCTGCGGCACAAGACCGTGAAGCAGCCGTTCAGGAGCGTCTACTGGTTCACGGTGGCCACGAACATCGCGGCGCTGGCCGGGTTCCTGCTCAGTGAGCTGCCGCGCAGCTGA
- a CDS encoding TraR/DksA family transcriptional regulator, producing the protein MSDAHHRLEAGRAETQRRLASLTRDFDGVVAASRDSNADDEHDPEGATIAFEREQTGALVSQAHRHLAEIDAALERVAAGTYGICEECGEPIAEGRLEARPVARTCISCAAAH; encoded by the coding sequence ATGTCCGATGCCCACCATCGCCTCGAGGCCGGGCGCGCCGAGACCCAGCGTCGTCTCGCGAGCCTGACCCGTGACTTCGACGGCGTCGTCGCGGCCTCACGTGACTCGAACGCTGACGACGAGCACGACCCCGAGGGCGCCACGATTGCGTTCGAGCGTGAGCAGACGGGTGCCCTGGTCAGCCAGGCGCATCGGCACCTCGCCGAGATCGACGCTGCGCTCGAGCGCGTGGCCGCCGGTACCTACGGCATCTGCGAAGAGTGCGGCGAGCCGATCGCCGAGGGCCGTCTCGAGGCCCGCCCCGTCGCGCGCACCTGCATCAGCTGCGCGGCAGCTCACTGA
- a CDS encoding SDR family NAD(P)-dependent oxidoreductase, whose product MSEGVLQDRVAVITGAGQGIGRAIAERYAAEGAKVAVIDIDGDRAKEVADAINANGGTAIGVANDVASRASVEAAAAEIAERLGTITILVSNAGVTRPAMLWKMTDEQWDVVMATHVNGSFYWLQAVVPGMRELKQGNIILTSSAAGINGTIGQINYATAKAGLLGMARSAAKELAPAGIIVNAIAPAASTPMTETIRTDERFKDKYLESIPLGRWAEPEEIAGVYVFLASPDCSYMTGQTFSVDGGRVPVR is encoded by the coding sequence ATGTCTGAAGGAGTCCTGCAGGACCGCGTCGCCGTCATCACCGGCGCCGGCCAGGGCATCGGTCGCGCGATCGCGGAGCGATACGCCGCCGAAGGCGCCAAGGTCGCTGTCATCGACATCGACGGCGACCGCGCGAAGGAGGTGGCCGACGCGATCAACGCGAACGGCGGCACCGCGATCGGCGTCGCGAACGACGTCGCCAGCCGCGCCTCGGTCGAGGCCGCCGCGGCCGAGATCGCCGAGAGGCTCGGCACCATCACGATCCTCGTGAGCAACGCCGGCGTCACCCGCCCGGCGATGCTCTGGAAGATGACCGACGAGCAGTGGGACGTCGTCATGGCGACCCACGTCAACGGCAGCTTCTACTGGCTGCAGGCCGTGGTACCGGGCATGCGCGAGCTCAAGCAGGGCAACATCATCCTCACCAGCTCGGCCGCCGGCATCAACGGCACGATCGGCCAGATCAACTACGCCACGGCCAAGGCCGGCCTGCTCGGCATGGCGCGTTCCGCGGCGAAGGAGCTGGCGCCCGCCGGCATCATCGTCAACGCGATCGCCCCGGCTGCGTCGACGCCCATGACCGAGACGATCCGCACCGACGAGCGCTTCAAGGACAAGTACCTCGAGTCCATCCCGCTCGGCCGGTGGGCCGAACCCGAGGAGATCGCGGGCGTCTACGTCTTCCTGGCCTCCCCGGACTGCAGCTACATGACCGGCCAGACCTTCTCCGTCGACGGCGGCCGCGTGCCCGTCCGCTGA
- a CDS encoding acetyl-CoA acetyltransferase — protein sequence MRTESQLRGSTSVVGVAEAGLGEVGPDVSALQIAGEASLEAIADAGLKPSDIDAVFCHSAFFTFPATTLSEYLGLQPRYVDTTATGGSSFVAHLRHATAAINAGMAEVALIAYGSNQRSHSGGLATSGANLVPSYEAPFGPRLPVSGYALAAARHMHEFGTTRKDFAEIAVAARKWAKLHPHAFTRDDLAIDDVLGARMVSTPLSVRDCCLVTDGAGAVVVTTTERARDLQQAIVPILSVAEAARHMNISTTPDLTTTAAAESGPRAFELAGLKPSDVDVVEVYDAFTINTLLFLEDLGFCAKGEGGSFVADGGIAPGGRLPVNTNGGGLSYTHPGMYGIFLIVEAVRQLRGEAGDRQVADAHVGLVHGNGGVLSSQVTALLGDASTL from the coding sequence ATGAGGACCGAGTCCCAGCTGCGCGGCAGCACCAGCGTCGTCGGCGTCGCGGAGGCCGGTCTCGGCGAGGTCGGCCCGGACGTGTCGGCCCTGCAGATCGCCGGCGAGGCGTCGCTGGAAGCCATCGCGGACGCCGGGCTGAAACCGTCCGACATCGACGCCGTGTTCTGCCACTCAGCCTTCTTCACCTTCCCGGCCACGACGCTCAGCGAGTACCTCGGCCTCCAGCCGCGCTACGTCGACACGACCGCCACGGGTGGCAGCTCGTTCGTCGCCCACCTGCGGCACGCCACCGCCGCGATCAACGCCGGCATGGCCGAGGTCGCCTTGATCGCCTACGGCAGCAACCAGCGCTCCCACTCGGGCGGCCTCGCGACGTCGGGGGCCAATCTCGTCCCGTCCTACGAAGCACCCTTCGGCCCTCGCCTCCCGGTTTCGGGCTACGCGCTCGCGGCGGCACGTCACATGCACGAGTTCGGCACGACCCGAAAGGACTTCGCTGAGATCGCGGTCGCCGCCCGCAAGTGGGCGAAGCTGCACCCGCACGCCTTCACCCGCGACGACCTCGCGATCGACGATGTTCTCGGCGCGCGCATGGTTTCCACCCCGCTGTCGGTCCGCGACTGCTGCCTCGTCACCGACGGCGCCGGCGCCGTGGTCGTGACGACGACGGAGCGGGCCCGCGACCTCCAGCAGGCGATCGTGCCGATCCTGTCGGTCGCCGAGGCCGCGCGGCACATGAACATCTCGACGACGCCAGACCTGACGACGACCGCGGCTGCCGAGTCCGGACCGCGCGCGTTCGAGCTTGCGGGGCTGAAGCCGTCCGACGTCGACGTCGTCGAGGTCTACGACGCGTTCACGATCAACACGCTGCTGTTTCTCGAGGACCTCGGCTTCTGCGCCAAGGGCGAGGGCGGTTCGTTCGTCGCCGACGGCGGCATCGCCCCCGGCGGGCGTCTCCCGGTCAACACCAACGGCGGCGGGCTCTCGTACACCCATCCCGGCATGTACGGGATCTTTCTGATCGTCGAGGCCGTGCGTCAGCTGCGCGGCGAGGCGGGAGACCGTCAGGTCGCCGACGCCCACGTGGGCCTGGTCCACGGCAACGGCGGCGTCCTCTCCAGCCAGGTGACGGCCTTGCTCGGCGACGCCTCGACCCTCTGA
- a CDS encoding Zn-ribbon domain-containing OB-fold protein: MSLAQERSLDATYRRRLTEGALAFQRCGDGHAVFPPRPVCPTCGTRELAWTESAGDATIYSATTISPRDQDPYTVVILDVAEGFRMMSRLDGSDATTAVIGDAVRLEVRPIAAGGDPLPLASLTTGATA; this comes from the coding sequence ATGTCGCTCGCCCAGGAAAGGTCGCTGGACGCGACGTACCGACGCCGGCTGACCGAGGGTGCGCTGGCCTTTCAGAGGTGCGGGGACGGTCACGCCGTCTTCCCGCCGCGCCCGGTCTGCCCGACGTGTGGCACCCGCGAGCTGGCCTGGACCGAGAGCGCGGGCGACGCCACGATCTACTCCGCCACGACGATCTCCCCGCGCGACCAGGACCCGTACACGGTGGTGATCCTCGACGTCGCCGAGGGGTTCCGCATGATGTCGCGGCTCGACGGCTCCGACGCCACCACCGCCGTCATCGGCGACGCGGTGCGGCTCGAGGTCCGTCCGATCGCGGCAGGTGGCGACCCGCTCCCTCTCGCCTCACTGACGACGGGAGCCACCGCATGA
- a CDS encoding CaiB/BaiF CoA transferase family protein yields the protein MTGETDRTGPLSGVRILDLTRVVMGPLATQVLADQGADVILVEAPGGDTNRVMGPGPHPELSGIALNLLRNKRSIDIDLKSEEGREIIRALVPECDVVVATMRPQVLRRLGLDYESLKLLKPDLVYCQAQGFPLDSARAEEPAYDDIIQAASGVADMVERVTGEPSLLPTIFADKVCGLVMAQAIVAALFHRERTGHGQHVEVPMQQATAAFMLAEHGSGAIPEPPIAEGGRPAAGYPRVLSPERRPHPTKDGLVHLFPYLPKHYARLFAAAGVEGAEHDERYVDQRATLVNSDSLYREVRKYGPTRTTEEWLEFCRAEGIPATKVATLQGLVDELELTQHPTVGRYRLVPQMANFSRTPGGLRRDAPMIGEHTDEVLAEFLPQQAHPAGVGDVEPMQTARGLA from the coding sequence GTGACCGGTGAGACAGACCGCACTGGCCCGCTCAGTGGGGTGCGCATCCTCGACCTGACGCGGGTCGTGATGGGTCCCCTGGCCACGCAGGTGCTGGCCGACCAGGGTGCCGACGTGATCCTCGTCGAGGCGCCCGGCGGTGACACGAACCGCGTGATGGGCCCGGGCCCGCACCCGGAGCTCTCTGGCATCGCGCTCAACCTGCTGCGCAACAAGCGGTCCATCGACATCGACCTGAAGTCGGAGGAGGGTCGCGAGATCATCCGCGCCCTCGTGCCCGAGTGCGACGTCGTGGTCGCCACGATGCGTCCGCAGGTCCTGCGTCGCCTTGGCCTCGACTACGAGTCCCTGAAGCTGCTCAAGCCCGACCTCGTCTACTGCCAGGCCCAGGGATTCCCGCTCGACAGCGCCCGCGCCGAGGAGCCGGCGTACGACGACATCATCCAGGCCGCCAGTGGCGTGGCCGACATGGTCGAGCGGGTCACGGGGGAGCCGTCACTGCTGCCGACGATCTTCGCCGACAAGGTCTGCGGGCTCGTCATGGCGCAGGCGATCGTCGCGGCGCTGTTCCACCGCGAGCGCACCGGCCACGGCCAGCACGTCGAAGTGCCGATGCAGCAGGCGACCGCAGCGTTCATGCTCGCCGAGCACGGCAGCGGCGCCATCCCGGAGCCGCCGATCGCCGAGGGCGGCCGGCCGGCTGCCGGGTACCCCCGCGTGCTCTCGCCGGAGCGTCGACCGCACCCCACCAAGGACGGGCTCGTCCACCTCTTCCCGTACCTGCCGAAGCACTACGCACGGCTCTTCGCGGCCGCCGGTGTCGAGGGAGCCGAGCATGACGAGCGCTACGTCGATCAGCGCGCGACGCTCGTGAACTCTGACTCGCTGTACCGCGAGGTCCGCAAGTACGGCCCCACCCGGACGACGGAGGAGTGGCTCGAGTTCTGCCGCGCCGAGGGCATTCCGGCGACCAAGGTCGCGACCCTCCAGGGCCTCGTCGACGAACTCGAGCTGACCCAGCACCCGACCGTCGGTCGGTACCGGCTGGTGCCCCAGATGGCGAACTTCTCCCGGACCCCCGGAGGTCTTCGACGGGATGCGCCGATGATCGGCGAGCACACCGACGAGGTGCTGGCCGAGTTCCTCCCACAACAGGCTCATCCGGCCGGCGTGGGAGACGTGGAACCGATGCAGACGGCGAGAGGACTGGCATGA
- a CDS encoding acyl-CoA dehydrogenase family protein: MRLQATELTRAERDLQDEVRSWLDERLPEGSYPLGLGMAGAIDPEFSRDLGAQGWLGMSLPVEHGGHGRTAVDRLVVVEALLARGAPVGYHWIGDRQSGPSIAANGTELQKKELLPGIASGELSFSIGMSEPDSGSDLASVRTRAERVDGGWVVNGAKIWTTGAFEATHILSLFRTSEDRHSGLTQFIVDRHAPGLTVSPIEFIDGTKDFCELSFVDMFISDEWRLGEVGSGWGQNTGELALERGGVDRWMSAMPLVERWAVREAAASGTRATAELGSIVARCWAFRGMSLAVARMVDDGQSPVTEAALIKEMATRFEQECLEVMVRHLGRPLRADADDPYEALLAKAVQVAPSWTIRGGTNEILRSVISKGLRTR; this comes from the coding sequence ATGAGACTCCAGGCGACGGAGCTGACCCGCGCCGAGCGTGACCTGCAGGACGAGGTCCGCTCGTGGCTCGACGAACGGCTGCCGGAGGGTTCTTACCCGCTTGGTCTCGGCATGGCAGGCGCGATCGACCCCGAGTTCTCGCGTGATCTCGGCGCGCAGGGATGGCTCGGCATGTCGCTGCCGGTCGAGCACGGTGGCCACGGCCGTACGGCGGTCGACCGTCTCGTGGTCGTCGAGGCTCTCCTCGCCCGCGGCGCACCGGTCGGCTACCACTGGATCGGCGACCGCCAGTCGGGGCCGAGCATCGCGGCCAATGGCACCGAGCTCCAGAAGAAGGAGCTCCTGCCCGGCATCGCGAGTGGCGAGCTGTCGTTCTCGATCGGCATGAGCGAGCCCGACTCGGGCTCCGACCTGGCCTCGGTCCGCACCCGTGCCGAGCGCGTTGACGGCGGCTGGGTCGTCAACGGAGCCAAGATCTGGACGACCGGCGCCTTCGAGGCGACTCACATCCTGTCGCTGTTCCGAACCTCGGAGGACCGCCACTCCGGCCTCACGCAATTCATCGTCGACCGGCACGCCCCGGGCCTGACCGTATCGCCGATCGAGTTCATCGACGGCACGAAGGACTTCTGCGAGCTGTCGTTCGTCGACATGTTCATCTCCGACGAGTGGCGCCTCGGTGAGGTCGGATCCGGCTGGGGCCAGAACACCGGAGAGCTCGCCTTGGAGCGCGGCGGCGTCGACCGCTGGATGTCGGCGATGCCGCTGGTCGAGCGCTGGGCCGTCAGGGAGGCAGCGGCGTCCGGCACCCGCGCGACGGCCGAGCTCGGCTCGATCGTGGCGCGTTGCTGGGCCTTCCGGGGCATGAGCCTCGCGGTGGCCCGCATGGTCGACGACGGACAGTCGCCGGTCACCGAGGCCGCACTGATCAAGGAGATGGCGACCCGTTTCGAGCAGGAGTGTCTCGAGGTCATGGTGCGCCACCTGGGCCGGCCGCTCCGCGCCGATGCCGACGACCCGTACGAGGCGCTCCTCGCCAAGGCGGTGCAGGTCGCCCCCTCCTGGACCATCCGGGGCGGCACCAACGAGATCTTGCGGTCGGTCATCTCGAAGGGGCTGCGCACACGATGA
- a CDS encoding acyl-CoA dehydrogenase family protein, which produces MSETVRADEELVELMEDFFAREVTPDLVDATERSGELPRALWDRAEAVQVPWIGISEEHGGVGGTFADVVALVHHAAYRATPLPVLEHHLAARLLVRAGLGHVDGPMTVAGISRHDDVPIVSDAMIDGRIPDVPWAADVTAVVLLTRDEQGDDVVVLVRRDDFTVEVSTDLAGTPVPTVVLSEAPAVVGQLEGGADAFLRYAEVLRCSALAGLLRRLYDLTSGYVSERHQFGKPVGSFQAVQLHTVTLAQAASISMLSVDRAAAAVASGSGEFEVAAASVVVGQHAVRAAAAAHQAHGAIGMTREYPLQQVTRRIHAMRQLWEPSTQAEERVGHIALVAPRLSELVARHPEEGLQSA; this is translated from the coding sequence ATGAGCGAGACCGTGAGGGCCGACGAGGAGCTCGTCGAGCTGATGGAGGACTTCTTCGCCCGCGAGGTCACGCCCGACCTGGTCGACGCGACCGAGCGCTCGGGAGAGCTGCCGAGGGCGCTCTGGGACCGAGCCGAGGCGGTGCAGGTCCCCTGGATCGGCATCTCCGAGGAGCACGGAGGCGTTGGCGGCACGTTCGCCGACGTCGTCGCGCTCGTGCATCACGCCGCGTACCGCGCGACCCCGCTGCCTGTGCTCGAGCACCACCTCGCCGCGAGGCTGCTCGTTCGCGCCGGCCTCGGCCACGTCGACGGTCCGATGACGGTCGCTGGCATCTCGCGGCACGACGACGTCCCGATCGTGAGTGACGCCATGATCGACGGCCGGATCCCGGATGTGCCATGGGCCGCCGACGTCACCGCGGTCGTCCTGCTGACCCGGGACGAACAGGGAGACGACGTCGTCGTTCTGGTGCGTCGCGACGACTTCACGGTGGAGGTGTCGACCGACCTCGCTGGCACCCCCGTGCCGACCGTGGTGCTGTCCGAAGCGCCGGCCGTGGTCGGACAGCTCGAGGGCGGTGCCGACGCTTTCCTGCGGTACGCCGAGGTGCTGCGGTGCTCGGCACTCGCCGGTCTGCTGCGTCGCCTCTACGACCTCACGTCGGGCTACGTCTCAGAGCGTCACCAGTTCGGCAAGCCGGTCGGATCGTTCCAGGCCGTGCAGCTCCACACCGTCACGTTGGCCCAAGCGGCCTCGATATCGATGCTCAGTGTCGACCGCGCCGCAGCGGCCGTCGCGTCGGGCTCAGGCGAGTTCGAGGTCGCGGCCGCATCGGTGGTCGTCGGACAGCATGCGGTGCGCGCCGCGGCCGCCGCGCACCAGGCTCATGGCGCGATCGGCATGACCCGCGAGTACCCGTTGCAGCAGGTGACCCGCCGTATCCACGCGATGCGCCAGCTCTGGGAACCATCGACCCAGGCCGAGGAGCGCGTGGGCCACATCGCCCTGGTGGCGCCGCGGCTCTCCGAGCTAGTCGCCCGCCACCCCGAGGAAGGACTCCAGTCCGCATGA
- a CDS encoding enoyl-CoA hydratase/isomerase family protein: MIDTSNTVPVAVTHQGHVATIEVQRPPTNYFDLDVLRRIADLGLELAESGTRAIVLASQGKHFCAGANFGSGGMGQDRVAESREIYRAAHRIFTIPVPVVAAVQGSAVGGGLGLACAVDFRVAAPSTRFHANFAQLGFHQGFGLSVSLPRIVGTQTASRLLLTAERVTGEQAATIGLADVLVGDEDDANAAVREGALGLATTLAARAPLAVRSMRTTLRDGLADEVAAILEREISEQARLWQTADSTEGIAANLERRPAEFTGR; encoded by the coding sequence ATGATCGACACCAGCAACACCGTCCCCGTCGCTGTCACCCACCAGGGTCACGTCGCCACGATCGAGGTGCAACGCCCGCCGACGAACTACTTCGACCTCGACGTGCTCCGTCGCATCGCCGACCTGGGGCTCGAGCTTGCCGAGTCCGGCACCCGCGCCATCGTTCTCGCCTCCCAGGGCAAGCACTTCTGCGCCGGTGCCAACTTCGGCAGCGGCGGGATGGGGCAGGATCGCGTCGCGGAGTCGCGCGAGATCTACCGCGCAGCGCACCGCATCTTCACGATCCCCGTGCCGGTCGTCGCCGCGGTGCAAGGCTCGGCGGTCGGCGGCGGGTTGGGTCTGGCCTGCGCCGTTGACTTTCGTGTGGCTGCGCCTTCGACGCGCTTCCACGCGAACTTCGCTCAACTGGGGTTCCACCAAGGTTTCGGGCTGAGCGTGTCCCTGCCCCGCATCGTCGGCACCCAGACGGCTTCACGACTGCTGCTGACGGCCGAGCGCGTCACGGGTGAGCAGGCCGCGACGATCGGTCTGGCGGACGTCCTGGTCGGTGACGAGGACGACGCGAACGCCGCGGTCCGGGAGGGCGCCCTGGGTCTCGCCACGACGCTGGCGGCACGGGCACCACTCGCCGTACGCTCCATGCGCACGACACTGCGGGACGGGTTGGCCGACGAGGTCGCCGCGATCCTCGAACGTGAGATCAGCGAGCAGGCCCGCCTGTGGCAGACCGCTGACTCGACCGAGGGGATCGCCGCGAATCTCGAGCGACGTCCGGCAGAGTTCACTGGCCGCTGA
- a CDS encoding zinc-binding dehydrogenase, which produces MRIRGAVLERIGDPAPFEESRPVRVVELELDEPGPTEVLVEIEAAGVCHSDLSVVDGNRPRPVPMLLGHEAAGLVRVVGSDVAGLPLGTRVVMTFLPRCGECGGCRTDGMAPCQPGSVANGAGVLLAGGSRLHDGTSQIAHHLGVSAFATHAVVDRRSLVVVDHDVPADVAAVLGCAVLTGGGAVINVAKPRPGSSIAVVGLGGVGLAAAITALAHDDVRVIGIDMLEHKLAAARDLGVHETYTPQEAAEKGIKADAVIEAVGRGAVFASALALTAPGGRTITVGLPTPQETVEISPLALVAEGRTIVGSYLGSAVPSRDIPIFVDLWRAGKLPVEKLISSTIGLEGINRAMDLLASGAELRQIVRLDASADPAETRA; this is translated from the coding sequence ATGAGGATCCGCGGAGCAGTGCTGGAGCGCATCGGAGACCCGGCCCCGTTCGAGGAGTCCCGGCCCGTCCGGGTCGTCGAGCTCGAGCTTGACGAGCCCGGACCCACGGAGGTCCTGGTCGAGATCGAGGCTGCAGGCGTCTGCCACTCCGACCTCTCCGTGGTCGACGGCAATCGCCCACGACCTGTGCCGATGTTGCTCGGCCACGAGGCCGCGGGGCTCGTCCGGGTTGTCGGGTCGGACGTCGCCGGCCTCCCGCTCGGAACCCGCGTGGTGATGACCTTCCTGCCCCGGTGCGGCGAGTGCGGCGGCTGTCGCACGGACGGCATGGCACCCTGCCAGCCGGGGTCAGTCGCCAACGGCGCCGGAGTGCTGCTCGCCGGGGGGAGCCGGTTGCACGACGGGACCTCCCAGATCGCCCACCACCTCGGGGTCTCGGCCTTCGCCACGCACGCCGTGGTCGACCGTCGTTCGCTCGTGGTCGTGGACCACGACGTCCCGGCCGACGTGGCCGCCGTCCTCGGATGCGCGGTCCTGACGGGCGGAGGGGCGGTCATCAACGTGGCGAAGCCGCGCCCGGGGTCGAGCATCGCCGTGGTTGGTCTGGGCGGCGTGGGCCTCGCCGCTGCGATCACGGCCCTCGCCCATGACGACGTTCGAGTCATCGGTATCGACATGCTCGAGCACAAGCTCGCCGCTGCCCGCGATCTCGGCGTCCACGAGACCTACACGCCGCAGGAGGCCGCTGAGAAGGGCATCAAGGCCGATGCCGTAATCGAGGCCGTCGGCCGGGGAGCCGTGTTCGCCTCCGCCCTCGCCCTCACCGCCCCCGGTGGCCGGACGATTACGGTCGGCTTGCCGACACCCCAGGAGACCGTCGAGATCTCGCCGCTGGCCCTGGTGGCCGAGGGCCGCACGATCGTCGGCAGCTACCTGGGTTCTGCCGTGCCGTCCCGTGACATCCCGATCTTCGTGGACCTGTGGCGTGCCGGGAAGCTGCCGGTCGAGAAGCTCATCAGCTCGACCATCGGGCTCGAGGGGATCAACCGGGCGATGGACCTGCTCGCGAGCGGTGCGGAGCTGCGCCAGATCGTCCGGCTCGACGCGAGCGCCGACCCGGCCGAAACTCGCGCGTGA
- a CDS encoding NAD-dependent succinate-semialdehyde dehydrogenase yields the protein MSVAQYIDDLLGGAKADLFVDGTWRGASSGRRFVVADPATGEPLTQVADGDASDGSAALTAADRAQESWAEVAPRARAILLVAAFDLVHENTNGFARLITAEMGKARGEVAYGAEFLRWFAEEAVRIDGRTGTLPSGRLHMLVNRRPVGPCLLITPWNFPLAMATRKIAPALAAGCTAVVKPAELTPLTTLALAKIFEEVGLPPGVLNVVTTADPATATGHLLADPRLRKLSFTGSTPVGKRLLASAADGVLRCSMELGGSAPFVVFDDADLDAAVEGAIAAKTRNIGEACTAANRFLVQTSIREKFVERFAASMDALVLGPGTDAGTDLGPLIDERSRRRVHGLVADAVADGARLVVGGELPDGPGYFYPPTVLDGVGADSRVVTEEIFGPVAPVQSFVDEDDAARLANSTPYGLAAYVYTRDLDRTLRFVPRLQFGMVGVNTGVVSDPAAPFGGVKESGLGREGGREGIDEYLEHQYVGIAR from the coding sequence GTGAGCGTCGCGCAGTACATCGACGACCTGCTCGGTGGCGCGAAGGCTGACCTGTTCGTCGACGGCACGTGGCGTGGGGCGTCCTCGGGCCGGCGGTTCGTCGTGGCCGACCCGGCGACGGGAGAGCCGCTGACCCAGGTCGCCGACGGCGACGCGAGCGACGGGTCCGCAGCACTCACCGCGGCCGACCGGGCGCAGGAGTCGTGGGCGGAGGTCGCGCCGCGCGCTCGGGCGATCCTCCTGGTGGCAGCCTTCGACCTCGTCCACGAGAACACCAACGGCTTTGCCCGCCTCATCACGGCCGAGATGGGCAAGGCGCGCGGTGAGGTCGCCTACGGCGCCGAGTTCCTGCGGTGGTTCGCAGAGGAGGCCGTCCGCATCGATGGTCGAACCGGCACGCTGCCGAGCGGACGACTCCACATGCTCGTGAACCGCCGACCGGTGGGCCCGTGCCTGCTCATCACGCCGTGGAACTTCCCGCTGGCGATGGCGACACGCAAGATCGCTCCCGCGCTGGCGGCGGGGTGCACCGCGGTCGTGAAGCCGGCCGAGCTGACCCCGCTCACGACACTCGCCCTCGCGAAGATCTTCGAGGAGGTCGGCCTGCCGCCCGGGGTGCTGAACGTCGTGACCACCGCGGACCCTGCGACGGCGACCGGCCATCTCCTGGCCGATCCGCGCCTGCGGAAGCTCTCGTTCACCGGCTCGACCCCCGTGGGCAAGCGGCTGCTGGCCTCGGCTGCCGACGGGGTGCTGCGGTGCTCGATGGAGCTCGGAGGCAGTGCGCCGTTCGTGGTCTTCGATGACGCCGACCTCGATGCAGCGGTCGAGGGAGCCATTGCGGCCAAGACCAGGAACATCGGCGAGGCCTGCACCGCGGCGAACCGATTCCTGGTGCAGACGTCGATCCGTGAGAAGTTCGTCGAGCGGTTTGCCGCATCGATGGACGCGCTCGTCCTCGGACCGGGCACGGACGCCGGGACGGATCTCGGACCTCTGATCGACGAGCGGTCGCGCCGGCGCGTGCACGGTCTGGTCGCCGACGCCGTCGCCGACGGAGCGCGTCTGGTCGTCGGTGGCGAGCTGCCGGACGGTCCTGGCTACTTCTACCCACCCACTGTGCTCGACGGCGTCGGTGCCGACTCCCGCGTCGTGACCGAGGAGATCTTCGGCCCGGTCGCGCCGGTGCAGAGTTTCGTCGACGAGGACGACGCGGCGCGCCTGGCCAACTCCACGCCGTACGGGTTGGCGGCTTACGTCTACACGCGCGACCTCGACCGTACGTTGCGGTTCGTCCCGCGCCTGCAGTTCGGGATGGTCGGCGTGAACACGGGTGTCGTGTCGGATCCTGCGGCGCCGTTCGGCGGGGTCAAGGAGTCGGGGCTGGGCCGCGAGGGCGGCCGCGAGGGCATCGACGAGTACCTCGAGCACCAGTATGTGGGAATCGCGCGGTGA
- a CDS encoding universal stress protein — MTILLSYVPSEPGDAAAPVAIAEAAAHGVPLVIVNALRGGALVDSHAASDEALTTLVEQARAAGVDATVERPENTDIVEAILELAEKDDVSTIVIGVRHRSPVGKLLLGSVAQRVILEAPCAVLAVKPQA; from the coding sequence ATGACGATCTTGCTGTCCTACGTCCCCTCCGAGCCCGGCGATGCCGCGGCGCCGGTCGCGATCGCCGAGGCGGCCGCCCACGGCGTGCCCCTCGTGATCGTCAACGCGTTGCGCGGCGGTGCGCTGGTTGATTCCCACGCAGCGTCGGACGAGGCGCTCACCACCCTCGTCGAGCAGGCTCGCGCCGCCGGGGTCGATGCCACCGTCGAGCGCCCCGAGAACACCGACATTGTCGAGGCGATCCTCGAGCTCGCCGAGAAGGACGACGTCTCGACGATCGTGATCGGGGTCCGACACCGTTCACCGGTCGGCAAGCTCCTGCTCGGCAGCGTCGCCCAGCGCGTCATCCTGGAGGCCCCCTGCGCGGTGCTGGCGGTCAAGCCGCAGGCGTAG